GTCGGAGACGAGGACGCGGGAGGAAGGCGGATGGGGGAATCGTCTGCGGGTGGCCGCCCGCCGCCCGGTGGTGACGGGCCCCGGATTGGAGGTACGCCTCACGTTGGCGGACGAGACCCGCGTCACCTTGCGTCTCGTCACGCGGCCCAGCACCATGGACATACTCCTGAACCTCCGGGAGCGCCCGGCCATCAACCCCAAGGAAGGTGCTCGCCTGGCTCAGGAACGGCTGATGCGCCCCCAGTCCTTGGGAGAGATTGTTTCCGACAAGACCCGGCTCATCGCCGAACGAGGCGCGGAAGCGGTCATCCACCGGCTCCCGGGCAATGGTTATTCGTTCAAGCAGACCAACCGGCTCGCGCTTTCCTTCGTCGATGTCGTTCACGACGCGGGAATCTCGTACGCCACCCTGCTCATCCTGAATCGCTCGGACTCCGAATGGCCGATCGATCTGGAGCGGCTCGGCCTGGTGGGTTCAGCCATCGGACAGGTGCGGATCATCTCCCGTGCGTCAGAACTGATTGTCATTCCCCCGGGAAAAATGTCCCGCATTGTCCTGGCCTATGAGACCCCTGCTTCTGATTCCGAGCTCCTGGCAACGGTAGGCGAGCCCGGTTCGGACCTGCCCAGTTTGCTGGTGACGGTGATTCCGTGATCTCACGGCTCGCCCAGGTGGTGATCGCGCTCGTCATGGTGGCGGGCACCGAGGAGCATGGGAAGACCGATCCGCCAGGGGCTCGCGCCCGAGCAAGCAATGCCCGTGTGTTGGACTCAGCGAAGTCCTTGGAGAACCAGAAGGGAAGCGTCATGAATGAATCGGTGAAGCCCCAATCGCGCCGCACTCCTGGAAGGGATGGCTGCTCGAGAGTCCTGACGGCCATGACGGGAGCCTGCCTGATCGCCGGTTGCTCGGGCGTTCGCGTGCTCCCAGATGGGACAGCCGCATGTTCTCCAGAGGCCCTCGCTGAAACGAGGCGTCTGAGTATCCCGCCACACTCCTATTTCACCGTGGAGGTCCTGGGATTGCCCGGAAGCGTCGGCGACGTGGCCCTCATCCAGGAGGGTCCCATCGAGGTCCGTGTCATGAGTCCTGTCTATACCTACGTTCCGGATGAGATCGCCAAATCCCCGCTCTGCACCGATCATCCATCCAGTTGGGTCGTTCCACCTGAATGCAAGGGGAGGACGATCGTTACCGATACGGCGCTGCTCTACGGGGAGGCCCGCTTCAAGGACGAGCGCGTCCAGATCCGTCTCCACCAACTGCGAGACCTGGGAATGATCGGCCCATTCTGCGGGGTCATCGCGCAGCGGCGCTCGCTCTCGATGGTGGGCTTGGAGAAGAATCCGCCCGAGGCCTTGAGGATGCTGGGCATGAAGCAACCGCCCCCGGGGACCGTGGCCGTCTGGTCTCTCGCCGAAGTGATGGTCGTCGAGGATGAATCCCAGAAACCCAGGCGCTGAGCCCACTTCCAGCGGCTACTGCTCAGCCAGCGTCAGTGGATAGAGGGCCCGATGATTCACGTTCTCCTGGCACACCGCCAGGTGATGCTTGCCGCCAATGGTGATGAAGGCGTGCCTGGTGGCGAGAGGAGTGTTCGCGAGCCATGACTCCGCATCTTCCTTCGTATTGAATGCGGCCACGGCTGGGGGCAGGCCCTCCTCCAGGTGACGTCCGATGAACTCCTCGATGGTTGGAATCGGAAGAAAGCCAGGCTCCCTCCGCTCGCGGCTCCGTTTGACGGAATGGTACTGACTCCCGATCAGCACCCTTGCCCCATAGGGTGGGACAGGTTGCTGGTCCAGCCATGTCTCCGCTTCGGAGTCCGTTTTGAATGCAGCGATGACGGGCGGGAGCGTGTCGGTCTCCCAGTAACGAAGATAATCTTCGAGGCCCTTTTTCTGGCCGGAGGCATCGATGAACGAGAGTGCGTCCATCACCGCGAGGAGGAGCTCCTTTTCCTCGGCGGAGGATGCCTTCCTTCGGATGAGCTCGAGGAGCTCGGTGACCTGAACGAAGGAAGAAGCGGGAGGATGGCCGGAGGGTCTGCTCGTGCGGAATTCGTCGAAGCGATAGAGTTGGCCGGTGAAGTAGATGAAGGCAACCGCGCCATTCGCGATATCGAGAAGCTCGCGCTCCTCCTCCGACAGACGGTCCTCCTGATACCCGCCGAGCAGCGGCATGGCATCACCGGGGAAGTGTTCGATGAGCATGGGATGGACTGTGGAGGCTACCACGGCCAGGCAGCACCGGCCGCTGGGACCGGTGAGTGCCAGGGTCTTCGATGATGCCGCACGGTTGCTCGACGAGTCGGAAAGTACCGGCCGCCTCCGGCTTCCTTCCGGATGGCCTCACGGCCCGGTTTGCGGACCGAAGGACTCGGCGCCGCGAGGCTGCCGTCCGTAGGCCTCGCCCGGCTTCAGCGGCGCCAGCCAGAGCAGGTCCATGGCCGACTTCCCATCCGCCGCGTAGAGCGACACCTCGGGCCGCTGCGGGTCGAGCGTCGCGCCCAGGTGCGCCGTCCCGGCGGCTCCCTGACGGAAGGTGATGGTCTGTCCGGGCCCGACACTGAGCGCCGGCAGCGTCCACTGCCCGGGCACCCGGGTGAAGCCCGAGAGGTGCAGGCCGCCCACCGACACCGGCGTGGCGCCCCGGTTGTAGAGCTGCACCCAGAACGCCCCCGACGCATCCCGGCCCACCCGATCGATGACCAGCGCCCCACTCCCGAGCGACTCGATGTCCTGGATGTGCTGGAGCAGCCACTTGCGGCGCTCGCGCACGAAGCGGTGGAGGTACTCGGAGCTGCCCGCGGCGTGCGCGGGGCTGATGTACGGATCCACCGTCTTGCCATCCGGCCCGGGCATGATGAACGGGGCGAGCAGCTTGTGCATGGCGTCCACGCGCGGGCCGATGTTCTCCTCGGTGAACCACGTGTCGAGCAGCTTGCGCAGCCGCTCCACGTACCGGGCACGCAGGCCCGGATCATCGTAGATGCGCGTGGAGAGCGTGCTCCAGGCGGGCTTCATGTCCTGCATGTCCGGGAAGGTCCGGCGGAACTCGGCCAGCTCGTACACGTGCGGATCGTAGGCGGTGAAGCTGAAGAGGGGATGATTCTCCTTCACGCCCTGGCGCTCGGGGTTGGTGCGGTTGTAGAGCGACAACGCGTTGTTCAGGTCCCACGGCACGTACGTCCACTTCGCCGTCTCGCGGTCGTAGACGAGATAGCTGCGCGAGTCGCCCTGCAGGTCGTTGTCGATGAACGTCTCCAGCGCCAGCCACGTGAGGTAGTCCTCCAGCTCCAGCCGCTCCTGGGCGAAGGCGGGGAACTGGTGCGGCGCCGTGCGGTTGATGGCCTCGAGGAAGCTCCACAGCCGGTCCCACGGCTCCTTCTCGTTCGTCTTCTTGTCCCAGCGCTCCTGGTACTGCTCCTGCGGCGGCTGGCGCAGCTCACAGTCGTGCATGCCGCAGCGGTACAGGTCCCCGTCCTCATCGAAGTCGTGGGCCTCGAGGAAGTCCTTGTTGAGGGACTCCAGCTCGGTGAAGACGCCCTCGTACTTCGTGATGACGCGCCCATCCTCCTGGACGAGGTGCAGCTTCACGTGGACGTAGCGGGCCTGAGGCACGCGCAGGCCCACGCTCGCCGCCAGGTCGTACCAGAGCTTCTCCGTGAGGTAGCCGCCGTCCTTCCACGTCGCCAGCAGCTCGATATTCTTCTTCCCCTCGAAGCGCTCCTCCTTCTTCTCGAAGCGCACGTCCCAGGACTTCTTCACGACGCGCGGGTCCGTCTTCGTGGAGCGCCCGCGGAAGCTCAGCACCGCCGGGTACGTGCGGCCCTCGTGGGTGAAGCGGCCCTCCACCTGGAACTTCTGCGAGGGAGGATCCGGAATGTGCGCGTAGAGGGCCTGGTAGTCCTTCTGCGACAGCGTCAGCTCATAGGTGGAGATGGACGTCTGCAGCGCCGGCCACCGGGGCCTGGCGGGCGAGGGCCTCGAGCCCGTCTGGCTTCCACCGTCCGGCGTTCCCGCGTCCGGTGGTGTCCCGGCATCCGGCGTGCCCGCGTCCGGTGGAGTGCCCGCATCGGGGCGGCCCGCGTCCGGCGTCCCGGCGTCGGTGAGGTCCGTGGGATCCCTGCGCGCGTCAGGTGAGGGCTCGGTCGAGCCACAGGCGCCCAGAAGAAGGAGAAACCCGGTGAGCAGCGCGATTCTCATGCGCTCCACCGGGGAGCAAGGGATGCGCCAGGGCTGGAGTCCTGTCCATGACAGGAATCAGGGCAGCCCGCGGGTGAGACGTGAGAAGCGGGCTACCCAGGGCGGGTGGAACGCGGGCCCTGGAGAGCACTCACGGAGACGCGGAGGGGCGCGCCGGTTCCCTCGCCTCCACGCGCATGCGCTGGATGAGCGATTGGTAGTACCGGTGCAGCGAGACGTTGAGCGGATCCACCCGGAGCGCCTCGGCGTAGCGCGCCAGTGCGCCATCGAGCACGTTCTGGGCCTCCAGGAGGATGCCCTCGTCGAAGATCGCACGCGCGCGGGACTCGGCGTCCGGACGGGCGGCGAGGAAGGCCTGGCGCAGGCGCTCCACGGCGTTCAGCTGCACCCCGGCGGCCAGGCAGCGGGCCACGCCGCGGAAGTTGCCCCGCGAGGCATCGAAGCGTGCGCGGGCCAGGGGCTCGCTGAGCGTCTTCCGGGCGGTGTCCACCTTCTCCCGGAGGGCCTCGAGGGCCTGACGCTGCTCGGCCGGCAGCGACCGCTGCCAGAAGGGCTCCAACCGGCGCTCGGCCTGGACCACACGCCGCATCACCTCGGCGAAGTCCGCGTGCGGGTGGACGGCCAGCAGGGTGTACGGGTCCTGGCTGCACGCGGCGGCGCGCGACAGCAGCTGCGCGAGCTCCGCGTCCGGCGAGGGCTCCGCGGGAGGCGGGGCCAGCGCCTGGGCGATCAGCCGGCGCACGTCGTCCGAGGGCCCGGAGAAGTGGAGGATGTAGCCCTGGCGGCCGCCCCAGGTGCGCGCCTCCTCCGCGGGAAGCAGGCGCACCACGTCGCAGGTGCAGGCGAGCACCCAGCCATTGAGCGAGAGCTCCACCTCGATGCGGGCCCCGAGCCGTGGCAGCGGCCCGTCACAGGCGATGCGCAGCCCTTCCTGGCTCACGTCGTTCACGAACACCGGCAGCAACCCCTTGCCCTCGGGATCCTCGACGCGCACGTGGAAGGCGGGCGGGGCCAGACAACCGAAGGCGGGCCGCCGCATGGCCTCGTGCAGGGCGGAGCGGAAGGCGCGGGCGGTGGCGAAGCGCTCGTCCGGACGCAGCGACATGGCCTGCATCAGCACCGCGGACAGCGCCGGCGGCACACGCGACTCGAGAATGTGCGGCGGCAGCGGCTTGGAGGGCTTGTGGACGAGGAGCATCTCGCCCATGCGCCCGCCGCCGCCGAAGGGCAGCCGTCCGGTGAGCAGCCGGTAGCCCAGCACCGCGAGCGCGTACAGGTCCGCGCGGCCATCCGGCTCGGCGCGCACCCACAGCTCGGGCGCGAGGTAGCCCGGGCTGCCCACGACCATGCCCGCGGCGAGCTCCTCCTCGGAGAAGCCCGCGGCCAGCGTGGCGGACATGCCGAAGTCGAGCAGCTTCACGCGCCGCTCGCCATCGCGGCCGGTGGTGAGGATGAGGTTCTCCGGCTTGATGTCGCGGTGGACGGCACCGCACGCGTGCGCGGCCTCCAGGCCCTCGAGCACCTGCGAGAGGAGGAACACGACCTCGGCGGAGGGCAGCGGCAGCGGCAGGTGCGACAGGGCCGTGCCGTTGACGTACTCCATGAGGAGGCAGTGGTGGCCGTTGGGCGCCTGGCGCACGTCGAGCACCCGGGCCACGTTCGGGTGGATGATGTGCTGGGCGGAGCGGGCCTCCGCGTAGAAGCGGCCGAGCACCGCGCGATTGCTGGCCAGGTGCGGGTGGAGCACCTTCACCGCGAAGTGCGCACCGCTGGACGGGTGCTCGGCGAGGTACACGGTCCCCAGCGCCCCGGCGCCCAGCTTGCGCACGAGGACGAGGGGCCCATAGCCCATCCCGGCCAGCGCCTCGCCGTCCTCCGGAGGACTCTCGGGCCGGATGCATGGAACCGTCGTCGGATGATCATTGAAGCAGTGGTTGCAACCCATCGCCGCCCCCCAGCGGCGCTCGCCTGAACGGCAGCGCCCCCTGGAGTGTTGCAACCTGCATGCACCCTTGCTTCGTCACGCAATCAACGAGACAAGCACTGGAAGCACCGTGGCAAGCCGTCGGAAAGACGGAGTCGTCCGGTAATTCCTGCAAACGCAGCCCTGAAAGAACAGGAGTCCCTCTCTTCTCTCAAGAGAGAAGAACGAGGCGTGGGGCCCACCGGAACGGGTTTCAATGGATGACTTTGGAGAGGTCCTCGAGAGCCGGTAGTCGGGTGGGAGGTGTGTGGTGCACGTGGTCGTAGAAGCACCCGGGCCCGAGCTGTTCGATCAGCGCGCGCTCCCGCGCATCCCCCTGCTCGGTGCCCGCCTCGGTGGGCAGCTCGTAGGGCTGGACGAGGACGAGCCCCTCACCGAGCG
The sequence above is drawn from the Archangium gephyra genome and encodes:
- a CDS encoding CotH kinase family protein; the encoded protein is MRIALLTGFLLLLGACGSTEPSPDARRDPTDLTDAGTPDAGRPDAGTPPDAGTPDAGTPPDAGTPDGGSQTGSRPSPARPRWPALQTSISTYELTLSQKDYQALYAHIPDPPSQKFQVEGRFTHEGRTYPAVLSFRGRSTKTDPRVVKKSWDVRFEKKEERFEGKKNIELLATWKDGGYLTEKLWYDLAASVGLRVPQARYVHVKLHLVQEDGRVITKYEGVFTELESLNKDFLEAHDFDEDGDLYRCGMHDCELRQPPQEQYQERWDKKTNEKEPWDRLWSFLEAINRTAPHQFPAFAQERLELEDYLTWLALETFIDNDLQGDSRSYLVYDRETAKWTYVPWDLNNALSLYNRTNPERQGVKENHPLFSFTAYDPHVYELAEFRRTFPDMQDMKPAWSTLSTRIYDDPGLRARYVERLRKLLDTWFTEENIGPRVDAMHKLLAPFIMPGPDGKTVDPYISPAHAAGSSEYLHRFVRERRKWLLQHIQDIESLGSGALVIDRVGRDASGAFWVQLYNRGATPVSVGGLHLSGFTRVPGQWTLPALSVGPGQTITFRQGAAGTAHLGATLDPQRPEVSLYAADGKSAMDLLWLAPLKPGEAYGRQPRGAESFGPQTGP
- a CDS encoding serine/threonine protein kinase — translated: MGCNHCFNDHPTTVPCIRPESPPEDGEALAGMGYGPLVLVRKLGAGALGTVYLAEHPSSGAHFAVKVLHPHLASNRAVLGRFYAEARSAQHIIHPNVARVLDVRQAPNGHHCLLMEYVNGTALSHLPLPLPSAEVVFLLSQVLEGLEAAHACGAVHRDIKPENLILTTGRDGERRVKLLDFGMSATLAAGFSEEELAAGMVVGSPGYLAPELWVRAEPDGRADLYALAVLGYRLLTGRLPFGGGGRMGEMLLVHKPSKPLPPHILESRVPPALSAVLMQAMSLRPDERFATARAFRSALHEAMRRPAFGCLAPPAFHVRVEDPEGKGLLPVFVNDVSQEGLRIACDGPLPRLGARIEVELSLNGWVLACTCDVVRLLPAEEARTWGGRQGYILHFSGPSDDVRRLIAQALAPPPAEPSPDAELAQLLSRAAACSQDPYTLLAVHPHADFAEVMRRVVQAERRLEPFWQRSLPAEQRQALEALREKVDTARKTLSEPLARARFDASRGNFRGVARCLAAGVQLNAVERLRQAFLAARPDAESRARAIFDEGILLEAQNVLDGALARYAEALRVDPLNVSLHRYYQSLIQRMRVEAREPARPSASP
- a CDS encoding DUF2381 family protein, with product MLSSALSLTLTLLSATPAAAVVSVPEQQVRSVLMPPDGGAIDVFVRVFVEHDAYTTTAVALPAPVQDVEADADALVESETRTREEGGWGNRLRVAARRPVVTGPGLEVRLTLADETRVTLRLVTRPSTMDILLNLRERPAINPKEGARLAQERLMRPQSLGEIVSDKTRLIAERGAEAVIHRLPGNGYSFKQTNRLALSFVDVVHDAGISYATLLILNRSDSEWPIDLERLGLVGSAIGQVRIISRASELIVIPPGKMSRIVLAYETPASDSELLATVGEPGSDLPSLLVTVIP